The genomic window atatggtttttcaaagttttatacgtttaatgatttttgatatattttacgattatttttgaatttctcgttataactttttttattgtatatttagatatatacattgctaaatacaaaagaaagcttattttatttattttaaaatggtgtatcgtaaaaaattctagggCTATTTTTAAAcgagatatgctttttcaaaatgtgacatatacacatgcaataggttccactaagttggaaccatatggaaaacatttttattatcaactttatgaaaaaaagttattctttataaaatgctctgcataatctaatacctaagattcaatcatcaggtGTAAAATTGTATCagtagtgtacgaggtatgttaaaaaatatgaatttcgctcaagagtaaagtacctttatatttcacaatatcgaaacgtgttattaagaaaagttatttggaattaaaaattatgttacaatatgcaaTCATACTtttctaatggaaaaaataaaaaatttaaaatttttctcgaattacggatactcttggatattCTACGGATATATTGTCTCAAAATACACCATTTTATGCAATACACCaatttttgcaatacaccattttaaagtaaagaaaatatgcttttttttgtTTCACAATGTGTATacttaaatgtacaagaaaaaagtcagaatgaaaaattttaaaaataatcataaacaatatcaaaattcattaaaagtataaaatcttgaaaatccataatttgcttaaaaatagtcgtataaccttatacaatagaccattttaaaggcaattgacttctctttctactaaatgtaccattatattatatacctagaaatgcgtagaaaaaagttacggaaaaatgtttgcgaaataatggggaaaatggcccaaaaatgttGTGACTGCAAATTCTAAAGACTCTTACTATACGACATTTCAAAGAGGAAGGATGAATGTTATTTTTctctgaagcaatgcctatacctatatccctgtggaaaaaagttatggggcaaaaaacaaaattgctttctttcatgtttttttcttgcttttctgttgagtatatttttgtaaaaaaaaatatttttgactttaaaatgtgatattttgatagtaaatatAACCTGGAACTATTTTACTGTAGacttgtttgtaccaaaagtgcatagaactcaccctaattcaccctgtgcctagggactaattcacccatttctcaaaaacgcacccatctaaatggtagcactccacggttttttcaaatttagaggtccattggcCATATGAGATAacaaaatcccgttaacgttgtagttccttttagctctcttattttgaatataatcaatagcctaatacttgaacgctccatATATGACCCGATTCATGTTGCCATCAAGAGAGAACATACTTTTAGAATCATTCATTAGAATCAACTCAACCAGGCCATATGTGCCTTTAACTTCATTCCTTCGAGTAATTTCAACGAGTCAATATGTAGCATTATGACAGACTAAAACTAATTCGCGTACGAGCCCCATATCAGTACAACTACGTTCTCCCGGGGTTGGTTCTACTAGCCTGGTGTCAGTCGCTATCAATAAATTTTATAAGTGCTATTGGTGTTTCTATAACAGGCGATCATCCTCTACTGAGCCCGAAGATTAGACAATCAGCTTTTTAACACTTATTTTTGAACTCTGTTGAATTTTCTAACTAGTAATTCCCCGATTTTTTGAAGTTTATTACGAAGCGAAAATCAACTGTAACTACTGTTGCCGCTGGTAGGACCGTATTATATCGAAtaaaatatgtgaatataaaaataataaatgagatGTTAAAACTTACCAATATTGATACATTCACATTTTATGAGGTTTCCTTCCAACATCATTTTAGTAGCAACGTTTTTATATGCTTCAACATCAGGATTAAGCGAACCAGCGTCCATGGAATGGATCGTATTGTTTTTGAATTGGTATATAAATCTAAGCGAACCGAAGTTTCTGCCAGAATCTTCCAGCAATCCAGGACTAATTTTTTGCAAAGCGCCGCTTTTCAGATACTCGAAAGTATTTTTCCAAATGTAAACATTGGTGACAAGTATCGATATCGCATAAGGATGAAATGTGTTGACGTAATTGTTGTAGAAAGTAAATTTTTCTGCTGTTCCATTAAATGCACTACTAGCGATATCAACGAACTTATTGTTTTTGATTTCTACGTTTTTACTGGTTACTTGAAATGCAAGATGTTCCATAACTTCTATTTTACTATCCTCTATTATGAACTGTGCTAGTTTCTCTAATTTAGCCAAAAGAGCTGATGTTTGTACTCTGTTTATTTTGACATCTGTGAAAGTAAAATTACCAAAGTTTTCAGGCATTTGAAAAGCTCGGGATCCTACAGTGTCTATTGTAACGTTTTTAAACGAGAGGGCGTAAAAATCCTTTTTCGGAATGATGCAGCCATAAGAATGTGTGGTTTTTTGGATTTGAGCAAAAGTATCTTTCGGAATTTCTTCTATGAACGCAATATTCTCGAAAGCAACCGATGTTGGGACATGGGACGTGTACTGTTGTGGTTCAATTTTTAGCCGTTTAACGTTTCTTACTACTAAACCTAGTATGTTTTTATTTTCTCCTGTACATCTAAAAGATATGGTTAGGTTCACACAGTTTTGAATAAGAAGAGTTTCGATATTGGATGGACTGCTGAACTGGTTGATATATAAACTGACATCCTGAAACCAGTTGAAAATAGAATTAAAGTAACTGAAAGAACAGGAAAAGAAAAGTAGTTTTGAAGTATGTAAAGTTATTTTttggccattgcagtgagaaataatTTTTCTCACTGATTCTCCGATAGTTTTCCATACATATGATAGCCGTTTtgatggtaacatgcacaatacaaatacaattaatgttgtcaaataaaatgtgttgaagcaaaccttaccaggaattacctttcagaactgttcaaaaataactgttaaaattataattttaaataaataacgtatacaattttaagaatattaaatacctacatatatttgtatgtattttatttcaatttatgcatataatatacgtaaaagcacctaaattatttaattttgaagttttaactcttgacaaaaacgcaccc from Diabrotica virgifera virgifera chromosome 5, PGI_DIABVI_V3a includes these protein-coding regions:
- the LOC126884660 gene encoding uncharacterized protein LOC126884660 — protein: MLSKNDVLFVLFATFFGASNASVRINFGRCGAGGFTCSTYPKTNTLAVYYNCVGDDVSLYINQFSSPSNIETLLIQNCVNLTISFRCTGENKNILGLVVRNVKRLKIEPQQYTSHVPTSVAFENIAFIEEIPKDTFAQIQKTTHSYGCIIPKKDFYALSFKNVTIDTVGSRAFQMPENFGNFTFTDVKINRVQTSALLAKLEKLAQFIIEDSKIEVMEHLAFQVTSKNVEIKNNKFVDIASSAFNGTAEKFTFYNNYVNTFHPYAISILVTNVYIWKNTFEYLKSGALQKISPGLLEDSGRNFGSLRFIYQFKNNTIHSMDAGSLNPDVEAYKNVATKMMLEGNLIKCECINIGWIFSGSGHGSNTPMLENFYLTLLDPNSNNKCSASCNLPLSVSSEMIRNGQCSEDITVSLLCGSKDKLQVTNNPTTTTSVQSGTSPSKQTLRRPVVVFLNSKSTMFTKNLDLLFFVCFIYYFL